The sequence TGGATCGTGGTCATAAGACCGCATACAATGCCAAAATTTTCCAGCAGTACTTTGACAACAGGTGCCAGGCAGTTGGTGGTGCAGGAAGCATTGGACAGAATATGATGGGCCGCGGGATCGTAATTGTCATGGTTTACGCCCATGACAATGGTGACATCAGGGTCCTTGGCCGGCGCTGAAATAATGACTTTTTTGGCCCCGCCTTCAAGATGCTTGCCTGCGGTTTCCCTGGTTCTGAAAAGGCCTGTACATTCCAGGACAATATCCGCACCGGTATCCGCCCAGGCAATTTGGGCAGGATCCTTTAACGCGGTTACCCAAATCTGTTTCCCATCCACGGCAATGAATCCATCTCCATGGCTGACTTCGTTGGGTAAGCGTCCGTGGACAGAGTCATATTCGAGCAGGTAGGCAATCGTTTCGGTATCTGTCAGATCATTGATGGCCGCAATTTCAATTGCATCATTTTTCAAAGCAGCTCGAAAGACCATGCGCCCAATTCTGCCGAATCCGTTAATTCCTATTTTTACAGTCATTAGAAGCCTCCTTCAAAAAACGAAAATGATTGTCCATACCCGAAAGAGGAAATGGGCGTGGCGCTGGTCAGGATAGGGAGCGGCTGGTCCCTTTCAGGATGTCGCTGGCCAGGGAAATGCTTTTTTTTCCATGGTCAATCAGTGCTGCAGTCAATGCTTTGATATCCATTTTTTTCCGGGATGTTACGGCTTTGAGAAGAATGGGCAGGTTGACGCCTGAAATCACCTCGACTTTTCCTTCTTCAAGAAAGGCATAGGCCAGGTTTGAAGGTGTCCCCCCGAACATGTCGGTTAAAATAATAACCCCATTTTCGCAATGAACATTTTTGATTCCCTGTTTAATTTTTTTTCGTAAATTTTCCGGATCCTGTTTAATGTCCATGGATATGGATTCAAGTTTTTTCTGCTTTTCCCCCAGAATAAATTCCAAGGTTTCAATCAATGTTGCACCCAGATTTGCATGGGTGACAATTAAAATTCCTGTCATAATTTGCCTGTTATATCTCGTTTATGTCTCTATCAATATCTCTGTGCCGCAAGCTTGGGTTTAGATCCTTTTTAACCAGCCGTTCAAATATGGCCCTGGATATGGCGACACTACGGTGGCGCCCACCGGTGCATCCCAATGCAAGTGTCAGATATGCTTTATTTTCTTTTTTGTATAAAGGAATGAGATAATCAATAAGAGAGTTATATTTTTTTAAAAAGGTTTTTGTCTCCGGGTTTTCCAGGACAAAGGCTTTTACCGCATCGGATTCACCGTTATGGGCTTTAAGTTCAGGCACAAAATAGGGGTTGGCCAGAAAACGCAGATCCACCACAATATCAGCATCCACAGGAATTCCGTATTTGTAGCCAAATGACATGATATTTAGTTTCATGACGTTTTCGGCACCCGTATCCTTGGATACAAGACGCAGTATTTCCGCTTTAAGTTGATGCACATTGAAATTAGAGGTGTCAATGATCTGGTGGGCAAGCTTGCGGATAGCGGCCATCCCCTTTTTTTCAGCCCTGATGCTGTCCAAAAGATTTTTGCCATCATCCAGGGGGTGGTGCCTGCGGGTCTGGCTGAACCGTTTGACAAGGGTCTGGTCGTCGGCTTCAAGAAAGATGATGACCGGAGAAACCCCTATCTCCTCTAAAGCAGATACGCCTGATACAAATGTCTTTATAAAGGTTTTTGACCGCATATCCATCACAAAGGCGGCACCCTTGACCTTGGGGTTTTCCCCTAAAGGCAGTTCGAGCACCTTCGGCACAAGTTCCATGGGCATGTTGTCAATGCAGTAAAAGGATGCATCTTCAAATGCCTGGGCAACGGTTGTCTTTCCGGAACCTGCAATGCCGGTGATGATATAAACCTTGAGGGGTTCCATTGTTAAAATTCTTCGTCATTTTCCAGAATGATCTGATGAATCTGTTCTGTTGAGCCTGCCGATAACAGGCGTTCTTTAAACTGATCCATTTTCAGCAGCTTGGATATCTGAGCAAGAACCTTTAAATGGCCACCTGTGGAATGCTCGGGTGTTAAAAGCAGAAAAAAAAGATGGACCGGACGATTATCCAAAGAATCAAATTCAATTCCTTTGATACTGCGTCCAAATCCCACAGCAATGGATTTAACCGTCTCCAGTTTGCCGTGGGGTATGGCGATGCCGCCGCCGATGCCTGTGGAGCCTAAGTATTCCCGTTCCATCAGGACGGCTGCAACATCTTCGGTTTCGGCTCCGGCCACTGGTGCAACAGCCTGGGACAGTTCTTGTATGCTCTCTGATTTGTTTTTGGCTTTCAGATCTGCGATGATGGCGTCCAGCTTTAGAATATCACTGATTTTCATTAGGTTAGACTATCCTTGGGGAGCGATTAATCCCAGTTTTCCGTTATTATGTTTATAAATCACATTGACCTGTTCTGTGCGGGCATTCACAAATACATAAAAAGATTTTTTGCCCGATTCCAGCTCAATCACCGCATCCTCAATATCCATGGGTTTTGTTTCAAGGGGTTCTTCAATAATATCAACTACGTTTCCGGGTAATGGTTCATCCATGCTGAATTCCCGGGTATCGGTCAGGCTTGCCTTATTGCCTGACATGTGTTTTTTTTCTTTTTCCTTATGTTTTGTGATCTGGGCTTTGACTTTATCCGCTAGTATGTCAATGGTGGCATACATGCTTTCGGACGCTTCCTTTGCATGGATGTTAAGCGCCCCGCTGGTTAAGGTGATTTCGGCAATATGTCTTATTTTTTCAACGCTTAGGACCACACTGGCCTCGGCCGGACCTTCCAGCATTTTGTCAAACCGTTTAAATTTTTTATCTACGTAGGATTTCAGGGAATCGGATGCTTCTATTTTTTTGAACGTGATGGTGATCTGCATAGATTAGCTCTCCCTACAGTTGTTTGCGTTTGTTGGACGGCAGAATATTAAGTACTTTTCTGTATTTTGCCACGGTTCGCCGGGCAATCTGAATCTCTGATTCCTGCAGAATTGCGGCGATTTTATCATCACTTAAAGGTGCATTGGGATCTTCATTGTCAATGAGTTGTTTTATTCTCTCCTTGACACTGGCCGATGCCATGGAAGGCCCGTCCCCCCGTTCTATGGAACTGTTGAAAAAATATTTTAACTCAAACAGTCCCTGGGGGGTGTACGCATATTTGTTGGTGGTCACCCGGCTGATCGTGGACTCATGCATTTCAATATCTTCGGCAATGTCTTTTAAGATCAAAGGCCGTAGGTAGGCGATACCTTTTTCAAAAAATTCCCTTTGAAATTTTATGATGCTTTCCATAACCAGGTAAATTGTTTTCTGGCGCTGGTGAATGGATTTTATCAGCCAGGAGGCGGACTGCATCTTTTCATTGAGATAGGTTTTGGTTTCCTTGGGAATCTTTTTGCCGGTGGCCACGGCGTCCCTGTAGAATCTTGAAATTCTTAATTTGGGAAGGCCGTCATCGTTCATAACAATTTTAAAATCATCTCCGACTTTATAAACGTATATGTCAGGGGTGATGTAGGCGGGTTCTTCCGTGGCAAATTTCCTGCCGGGTTTGGGTTCAAGAAACTGGATGATTTTGACTGCGGCCCGTACATCCTCAACGGAAATTTTAAGGGCCTTGGCAATTTTCTTACTGTTTCTGTTTTCAAGATTTTTTAGATGATGTGTAATGATTTGGGTGATAATTTCGTTTTTAATACCAAGCTGCCGGACCTGGATTAAAAGAGTCTCGCACAGGTTTCTGGCACACACCCCCGGGGGGTCAAAGGTCTGGAGCAGCGCCAGCACCTCTTCAACGGTTTGGATGTCGGCCTGGGCAGTCTGGGCCAATTCCTCCACATCAGCGCATAAATATCCATCCCGGTTCAGGTTGCCGATGATGATGTGACCAAGGGTTTCCTTTTCTTCGGACAGATCCGAAAGCATCAACTGCCACTTCAAATGCGCTTCAAGGGTCTTTTTTTCGGATGTGAATGCCTCGTAATTGGGTGTTTCACTGTTTTCAGACTCCATGTAAAGTCGACCGGTGGAGTTGTATTCATTGATATAATTTTCCCAATCCGTATCCGAGGGCACCCGCTCTTCAATGGTGACTTCCTTGACAGGGGCTTCGGTTTCCGTTTCCCGGGTTTCGGTTTCCTGGGCCGTGATGGCTTTGTCAGGGGTCTCATCAATGGAGATTTCTTCAAGGGCCGGATTTTGCTCCATTTCCTGCTGAATCATGTCGGCAAGTTCAAGCCGGGACAGCTGAAGCAGTTTAATCGCCTGCTGGAGCTGGGGTGTCATGACCAGCTGCTGGGTCAGTGCAAGGCTTTGTTGTAATCCAAGTTCCATGATTAAAGTCTAAAGTTATCTCCCAAATAAATTCGTTTGGCTACTTTGCTCGAAATAATTTTTTCCGGCGGCCCTGATTCCATAACAACACCCTGACTCATAATATACGCTGTGTCGCATACGCCTAATGTCTCCCTGACATTATGGTCGGAGATCAATATCCCGATACCTTTATCCGTAAGCTGGGATATGATTTGCTGGATATCAATGACAGCCAAAGGATCAATGCCGGCAAAGGGTTCGTCAAGAAGGATGAACAAAGGATCTGTGGCAAGCACCCTTGAAATTTCCAGACGCCGCCTCTCTCCACCGGACAGGGACGCAGCCTTTTGCCCGGCCAAGGTCAATATCCCAAGTTCTTCCATCAGGCTTTCGGCTTTCTGGTGGATGTCCGTGTCTTTTTTGTCAATAACCTCCAATATGGCCGTTATGTTTTCCCTGACGGTCAGTTTTTTAAATACAGAGGTTTCCTGGGGCAGGTAACCAATACCTTTTCTGGCCCTTATATACATGGGGTACTGGGTTATATCCTCCCCGTCAAGATGAACCGTACCTTTGTCGGGGCGGATCATGCCTACGGTCATATAGAAGGTGGTGGTTTTGCCGGCACCGTTAGGCCCTAAAAGCCCGGTTACCTGGCCCTGGTCCACGTTCAGGCTGACCTGATCCACAACGGTTTTGCCGCCATAGGTCTTTACAAGGTTTTCCAGTACCAATCGGCTCATTAATTCTATCTTTTATAAAAAATCAAATATGTTGTTGATCATGTTTCATGACTTCTCAGGTGCCATGCCTTGGTAACAAAGACTTGATCGTCGAGTTTCAGGGTTTATTCAAAGATCCGTCCTGATCTTCAGCATCAAAAAATGCTTCAACCCTGTTTTCTTCGGTCGTTTCCACAACGACCCGGTCCTCGGCCTTAAACAGGGTAATTTTTTTGCCGGTGATCCAGCTTTTTCCCGTAAGCAGGCGGGCTTGTTCCCCGGTGAGTATGAGTATCTCCTCAGCCGTGTCATAATCCGCTTGATCTGAGAATGCTTTGCGCTCCCCTTCGGTATATTCCACATTGCCCGTGGCAAGAATTCGTTTAACGTTTGAACGGCCTTCCTTTTTTGTTTCCGAGGTATGAAAAAATACCTTGACCGAATCTGCTAAAAGTACGCTGTCTGCCCGAACCGCTTTGACTTTTCCCATGAATTCCACCACGGACTGGTCTTTGCTCGCAACCATTTTATCCGATGTGATTTTCAGGTCAGCCGGTGGTTGTTTTTTATCAGCGGTTTGGTTCTCCTGGGCTGCAACGGATACCTGTGCAAGCAGAAACAACAGTATCAGCAATAAAACCGGAGAAATGTTATAACAGATTGGACTTTTTAATAGTTTCACTAAAGTGTCCTTCTACGTGTCCTTTTAAGATGATCATATCCTGATTTAGCAGGACCTCCATGCTGTCAGCTTCTATTACGGAGTCTTCGTCATCAATTTTAACCCTTGAATCGGA comes from uncultured Desulfobacter sp. and encodes:
- the lptB gene encoding LPS export ABC transporter ATP-binding protein — encoded protein: MSRLVLENLVKTYGGKTVVDQVSLNVDQGQVTGLLGPNGAGKTTTFYMTVGMIRPDKGTVHLDGEDITQYPMYIRARKGIGYLPQETSVFKKLTVRENITAILEVIDKKDTDIHQKAESLMEELGILTLAGQKAASLSGGERRRLEISRVLATDPLFILLDEPFAGIDPLAVIDIQQIISQLTDKGIGILISDHNVRETLGVCDTAYIMSQGVVMESGPPEKIISSKVAKRIYLGDNFRL
- a CDS encoding PTS sugar transporter subunit IIA encodes the protein MKISDILKLDAIIADLKAKNKSESIQELSQAVAPVAGAETEDVAAVLMEREYLGSTGIGGGIAIPHGKLETVKSIAVGFGRSIKGIEFDSLDNRPVHLFFLLLTPEHSTGGHLKVLAQISKLLKMDQFKERLLSAGSTEQIHQIILENDEEF
- the gap gene encoding type I glyceraldehyde-3-phosphate dehydrogenase, with product MTVKIGINGFGRIGRMVFRAALKNDAIEIAAINDLTDTETIAYLLEYDSVHGRLPNEVSHGDGFIAVDGKQIWVTALKDPAQIAWADTGADIVLECTGLFRTRETAGKHLEGGAKKVIISAPAKDPDVTIVMGVNHDNYDPAAHHILSNASCTTNCLAPVVKVLLENFGIVCGLMTTIHSYTGDQRLLDFPHKDLRRARAAALSMIPTTTGAAKAVSLVLPELEGKLNGLAVRVPTPNVSLVDLVITTEKKELTKAVVNQALKKASETNLKGYLGYLDKPLVSIDHNSCPLSSIVDASCTDVINGEMIKIFSWYDNEAGYSHRMVDLAAMVGNAL
- a CDS encoding PTS sugar transporter subunit IIA, with the translated sequence MTGILIVTHANLGATLIETLEFILGEKQKKLESISMDIKQDPENLRKKIKQGIKNVHCENGVIILTDMFGGTPSNLAYAFLEEGKVEVISGVNLPILLKAVTSRKKMDIKALTAALIDHGKKSISLASDILKGTSRSLS
- the rapZ gene encoding RNase adapter RapZ yields the protein MEPLKVYIITGIAGSGKTTVAQAFEDASFYCIDNMPMELVPKVLELPLGENPKVKGAAFVMDMRSKTFIKTFVSGVSALEEIGVSPVIIFLEADDQTLVKRFSQTRRHHPLDDGKNLLDSIRAEKKGMAAIRKLAHQIIDTSNFNVHQLKAEILRLVSKDTGAENVMKLNIMSFGYKYGIPVDADIVVDLRFLANPYFVPELKAHNGESDAVKAFVLENPETKTFLKKYNSLIDYLIPLYKKENKAYLTLALGCTGGRHRSVAISRAIFERLVKKDLNPSLRHRDIDRDINEI
- the rpoN gene encoding RNA polymerase factor sigma-54, whose protein sequence is MELGLQQSLALTQQLVMTPQLQQAIKLLQLSRLELADMIQQEMEQNPALEEISIDETPDKAITAQETETRETETEAPVKEVTIEERVPSDTDWENYINEYNSTGRLYMESENSETPNYEAFTSEKKTLEAHLKWQLMLSDLSEEKETLGHIIIGNLNRDGYLCADVEELAQTAQADIQTVEEVLALLQTFDPPGVCARNLCETLLIQVRQLGIKNEIITQIITHHLKNLENRNSKKIAKALKISVEDVRAAVKIIQFLEPKPGRKFATEEPAYITPDIYVYKVGDDFKIVMNDDGLPKLRISRFYRDAVATGKKIPKETKTYLNEKMQSASWLIKSIHQRQKTIYLVMESIIKFQREFFEKGIAYLRPLILKDIAEDIEMHESTISRVTTNKYAYTPQGLFELKYFFNSSIERGDGPSMASASVKERIKQLIDNEDPNAPLSDDKIAAILQESEIQIARRTVAKYRKVLNILPSNKRKQL
- a CDS encoding LptA/OstA family protein, translating into MLILLFLLAQVSVAAQENQTADKKQPPADLKITSDKMVASKDQSVVEFMGKVKAVRADSVLLADSVKVFFHTSETKKEGRSNVKRILATGNVEYTEGERKAFSDQADYDTAEEILILTGEQARLLTGKSWITGKKITLFKAEDRVVVETTEENRVEAFFDAEDQDGSLNKP
- the raiA gene encoding ribosome-associated translation inhibitor RaiA — its product is MQITITFKKIEASDSLKSYVDKKFKRFDKMLEGPAEASVVLSVEKIRHIAEITLTSGALNIHAKEASESMYATIDILADKVKAQITKHKEKEKKHMSGNKASLTDTREFSMDEPLPGNVVDIIEEPLETKPMDIEDAVIELESGKKSFYVFVNARTEQVNVIYKHNNGKLGLIAPQG